One genomic window of Terriglobia bacterium includes the following:
- a CDS encoding DNA starvation/stationary phase protection protein: MTKKTSHISGRIDAQPRLHQNAAEIQAYGTVNHMLPLDLLEPVRLEMTEQLNVLLADTMTLRDLYKKSHWQVSGPTFYQLHLLFDKHFNEQAEIVDTIAERIQLLGGIAIAMAADVAETTQIERPPRGREEVPVQLSRLLDAHQIIIGLCRTLAKRAATLGDDGTSDLVVSDVLRANELQAWFLSEHLVNMPLVHAKEPSAQAKKTA; encoded by the coding sequence ATGACAAAGAAAACTTCTCATATTAGCGGGAGAATCGATGCCCAGCCGCGGCTCCATCAAAACGCCGCTGAGATTCAGGCCTACGGCACCGTCAATCATATGCTTCCTCTGGATCTGCTAGAGCCTGTCCGGCTGGAAATGACTGAGCAGCTGAACGTATTGCTGGCGGACACCATGACGCTCCGCGACCTCTATAAGAAATCGCACTGGCAGGTCTCCGGGCCGACCTTTTATCAACTGCACCTTCTGTTTGACAAACATTTCAACGAGCAAGCGGAGATTGTTGACACCATCGCCGAGCGCATACAGTTGCTGGGCGGAATCGCCATTGCCATGGCCGCCGACGTGGCGGAGACCACACAGATTGAGCGCCCCCCGCGCGGACGCGAAGAAGTCCCAGTGCAACTCTCGCGCCTGCTGGACGCGCACCAGATCATCATCGGGCTCTGCCGGACTCTGGCAAAACGAGCGGCCACGCTGGGCGATGACGGGACCAGCGATCTTGTTGTCAGTGACGTTCTGCGCGCCAATGAATTGCAAGCCTGGTTCCTGAGTGAGCACCTGGTGAACATGCCTCTGGTGCACGCCAAAGAGCCCTCTGCGCAAGCCAAGAAGACCGCCTGA